A window from Leptothermofonsia sichuanensis E412 encodes these proteins:
- a CDS encoding DUF928 domain-containing protein, producing the protein MRVNVLRRIMLHLGITVCMVSTSGIMPVSAQIGNLSRSEFPGRRIGGGTRSECLAGNQPIAALNPANNLGVTASNRPSVYFVVPRLDESYPVEFLLRDAEGNAVYETTLKAGKQAITGVHLPPNTVKVGQDYQWYFSVVCDREDRSQNIVLSGWMRRVASDLSDGLSPEVQLSLKAKLNLAQSYQNAGLWSDAISTLVELNQAYPDSEAVRLAWQKLIQKLDLEWVFQQSLAGHL; encoded by the coding sequence ATGCGTGTGAATGTTCTACGCAGGATCATGTTGCATCTGGGTATCACGGTTTGTATGGTTTCAACTTCTGGAATCATGCCGGTATCGGCGCAAATCGGGAACTTGAGCCGCAGCGAGTTCCCAGGCAGACGGATTGGTGGCGGGACCCGGAGCGAATGCCTGGCAGGGAACCAACCGATCGCAGCGCTGAACCCGGCGAATAATCTGGGAGTGACTGCCAGCAATCGCCCTTCCGTCTATTTTGTTGTCCCCAGGCTGGACGAGTCCTATCCGGTTGAGTTTCTCTTGCGCGATGCCGAGGGAAATGCTGTCTACGAAACCACGCTGAAAGCTGGCAAACAGGCCATTACTGGGGTTCATTTACCCCCAAATACTGTAAAGGTGGGTCAGGACTATCAGTGGTACTTTTCCGTAGTCTGTGACAGAGAAGATCGGTCCCAAAATATTGTATTGTCAGGCTGGATGCGACGGGTTGCATCAGACCTGTCTGATGGGCTATCCCCAGAGGTTCAACTGAGTCTGAAGGCTAAACTAAATCTGGCGCAGTCCTACCAGAATGCCGGACTCTGGAGTGATGCAATCTCAACCCTGGTTGAACTAAATCAGGCCTATCCCGATAGTGAAGCAGTCCGGCTTGCATGGCAAAAGCTCATACAAAAGCTGGATCTGGAATGGGTTTTTCAGCAATCCTTAGCTGGTCACCTGTAG
- a CDS encoding putative bifunctional diguanylate cyclase/phosphodiesterase, with protein sequence MLLVIPLVPRLRSLLQRIQRMGDRTLPPSGIVWVAGRSIVLSSAIVTGVLLGIRSLGGLEALELFVLDRLVQLQPDAAPDERLLVVTITEQDLHRHRWPLSDQILAQALKQLQSHRPRVIGLDLYRDLPHPPGEAALTAQLQAKNLIAITEVVSGIAPPPGVEAERIGFNDLPLDPDGVLRRNLLLVTTEDQDYYSFALRVSLTYLHQEGIFFHYHPEALFLGSRSIARLEPTSGGYQTADTRGYQTLLDYRSRRGVARTVTLTQVLDNQMDPGWVGDKIVLIGTVAPSLKDQVYTPYSASQQDTFQMPGVIIHAQMISQLLDIAAGKNRLFRFWQPWAERFWLWTWALTGAFLAWKLRHPVAFGVAGLGCLLAIGGTGWVLFSHLIWIPVAEPGLALIGAMGLAMAHRLLYTTTRDPLTGLLNRAAFGRSLGRSLTRLSRQPSSTLGVMVLSLDRFQLIHKSLGDAIGDHLLLQVIRRWRAHLPRSAQLARVGQEEFAVFLQRSGKESLIDLAKQLQEAMTEPFWIRQQPVLTTASIGMAVTQPEHVYTPENLLRDAHTAMYRARTMGTDRYAVFATGMWSETVAQFTLENDLRRGIAAQEFVLYYQPIVWLNTEKIAGFEALVRWQHPKKGFIPPFNFIPLAEETGLIIPLGNWICQTACCQLHQWQQQFPDYSLMMSVNLSGRQFEQPDLIDQLAAIFQATQIQESSLKLEITESMVMGDVGAAIDLMLRLKSLGCKLGMDDFGTGYSSLSQLRRFPIDTLKVDKSFVQKMGESHEDWEIVRMIISLGHTLGMDVIAEGVETQVEAEALRSLGCEFGQGYFWAKPLPAVEATVLLEKQRESC encoded by the coding sequence TTGCTGTTAGTCATCCCTTTGGTCCCCCGGTTGCGATCGCTCCTCCAGCGCATTCAACGGATGGGCGATCGCACCCTGCCCCCGTCCGGGATTGTTTGGGTAGCTGGTCGTTCAATCGTTCTCTCCAGTGCGATCGTGACCGGGGTGTTGCTAGGCATCCGGTCCCTGGGTGGACTGGAAGCTCTAGAATTATTCGTCCTGGATCGGCTTGTGCAACTCCAACCAGATGCGGCCCCTGATGAGCGGTTGCTGGTGGTCACCATCACTGAACAAGACCTGCATCGCCATCGCTGGCCCCTATCTGATCAGATTCTGGCGCAGGCGTTGAAGCAACTTCAGTCCCACCGTCCCAGAGTCATTGGTTTAGATCTATATCGTGACCTGCCCCATCCGCCGGGAGAGGCTGCCCTGACTGCCCAACTGCAAGCCAAAAATCTGATTGCCATTACTGAAGTTGTGAGCGGCATTGCTCCCCCTCCTGGTGTAGAGGCGGAGCGAATTGGGTTCAATGATCTGCCCCTGGACCCGGATGGGGTACTCCGGCGCAATCTGCTTCTGGTTACCACAGAAGATCAAGACTACTACTCCTTTGCATTGCGGGTTAGCCTGACCTATCTCCACCAGGAGGGTATTTTCTTTCACTATCATCCTGAAGCATTATTTTTAGGATCGAGATCGATTGCTCGTTTAGAACCAACCTCCGGTGGCTATCAGACAGCCGATACCCGCGGGTATCAAACCTTACTGGACTACCGCTCTCGCAGGGGTGTGGCACGCACCGTTACCCTGACCCAGGTGTTGGACAATCAAATGGACCCTGGCTGGGTAGGCGACAAAATTGTTCTGATTGGCACGGTTGCTCCCAGCCTGAAAGATCAGGTTTACACCCCCTACAGCGCCAGCCAGCAGGATACCTTTCAGATGCCCGGGGTGATTATCCATGCCCAGATGATCAGTCAACTTCTGGACATTGCAGCAGGCAAAAACCGATTGTTTCGGTTCTGGCAGCCGTGGGCTGAACGCTTCTGGCTCTGGACCTGGGCACTCACGGGGGCATTTCTGGCCTGGAAGTTGAGACATCCCGTAGCCTTTGGGGTCGCCGGTCTTGGTTGCCTGCTGGCAATCGGCGGGACAGGTTGGGTGCTGTTTTCCCACCTGATCTGGATTCCAGTGGCAGAACCTGGGCTGGCATTGATTGGAGCTATGGGTCTGGCAATGGCCCATCGACTGCTTTACACCACAACGCGCGATCCCCTCACGGGTTTGCTGAATCGGGCAGCCTTTGGGCGTTCTTTGGGGCGATCGCTGACCCGGCTATCCCGGCAACCTTCCTCTACCCTGGGTGTCATGGTTTTGAGCCTGGATCGCTTTCAACTGATCCATAAAAGCCTGGGAGATGCGATCGGGGATCATCTGTTGTTGCAGGTTATTCGTCGCTGGCGGGCACACCTGCCGCGTTCTGCCCAACTTGCCAGGGTTGGGCAGGAGGAATTTGCCGTTTTCCTTCAACGCAGTGGGAAGGAAAGCTTGATTGATCTGGCAAAGCAGCTACAGGAGGCGATGACAGAACCATTTTGGATTCGCCAGCAGCCCGTCCTGACAACTGCCAGCATTGGCATGGCAGTGACCCAGCCAGAGCATGTCTATACGCCTGAAAACCTGCTGCGGGATGCCCATACGGCCATGTACCGTGCCAGGACAATGGGAACGGATCGTTACGCGGTCTTCGCCACTGGAATGTGGTCAGAGACCGTCGCTCAATTCACCCTTGAGAATGACCTGCGCCGGGGCATCGCTGCCCAGGAATTTGTCCTTTACTATCAACCGATAGTTTGGCTGAACACGGAAAAAATTGCTGGCTTTGAGGCACTGGTGCGCTGGCAGCACCCTAAAAAAGGATTTATTCCACCCTTCAACTTTATTCCACTGGCAGAAGAAACGGGATTGATTATTCCCCTGGGAAACTGGATCTGCCAGACTGCCTGTTGTCAGCTTCATCAGTGGCAACAGCAATTTCCAGACTATTCCTTGATGATGAGTGTGAACCTGTCAGGTCGTCAGTTTGAACAACCTGACCTGATCGATCAACTGGCTGCCATCTTCCAGGCAACCCAGATTCAGGAATCCAGCCTCAAACTCGAAATTACTGAAAGCATGGTAATGGGTGATGTTGGAGCTGCAATTGATTTAATGCTGAGGCTCAAATCGCTTGGCTGCAAGTTGGGTATGGATGACTTTGGAACAGGCTATTCTTCCCTCAGTCAACTTCGCCGTTTTCCCATCGATACCCTCAAAGTGGATAAATCTTTTGTCCAGAAGATGGGCGAAAGCCACGAAGACTGGGAGATTGTTCGTATGATTATTTCTCTGGGGCACACGCTGGGTATGGATGTGATTGCGGAAGGGGTGGAGACGCAGGTGGAGGCGGAGGCATTGCGATCGCTGGGGTGCGAATTTGGTCAGGGATATTTTTGGGCGAAACCATTACCTGCGGTTGAAGCTACGGTGCTTTTAGAAAAGCAAAGGGAGAGTTGCTGA
- a CDS encoding Uma2 family endonuclease has translation MSVAIKFMTLEEYLNYDDGTDTRYELVNGELSAMPTDSDLNDRIATFLFAYFLQFGIPYYRLSMKAQIAVSGTRATARQPDLMVLSEEAATALSGANQRLITHDMPPPLLVVEVVSPDQESRDYRYKRTEYAGRHIPEYWIVDPIAQKVTVLEWVDGLYEEQVYQGDQAIASPQFATFNLTATTVLRGGCGGAE, from the coding sequence ATGTCTGTTGCCATAAAGTTTATGACCCTTGAGGAGTATCTTAACTATGACGATGGCACGGATACCCGCTACGAATTGGTGAATGGGGAATTGAGCGCGATGCCGACAGATAGCGATCTCAACGATCGCATTGCCACCTTTCTATTTGCTTACTTCCTGCAATTCGGTATTCCTTATTATCGCTTGAGCATGAAAGCCCAAATTGCGGTGAGTGGTACACGGGCAACGGCACGACAACCTGATTTAATGGTGCTGTCAGAAGAGGCTGCAACAGCCCTGAGTGGGGCAAACCAGCGTTTAATTACTCACGACATGCCACCACCATTGTTGGTGGTTGAAGTTGTTAGCCCCGATCAGGAAAGTCGGGATTATCGTTATAAACGCACTGAATACGCCGGACGACACATTCCCGAATATTGGATTGTAGACCCGATCGCCCAGAAAGTTACCGTGCTGGAATGGGTGGATGGTCTGTACGAGGAGCAAGTATACCAGGGAGATCAGGCGATCGCGTCGCCCCAGTTTGCAACTTTTAATCTAACGGCGACAACCGTACTCAGGGGAGGATGCGGTGGTGCTGAATAG
- a CDS encoding CHAT domain-containing protein: MRYGRLIILAGLLAGLFELIPKVESSCIAHATPQPITSRKSDADKLLQNGTQQTRSGQFEAAKQTLQKALQSYQVLKDDQGEANTLIALGRVYQDLSEYEPAIAYYQQALRIFQQANARDSEAEALMSLGHSYEVLARYEQAMRYYEQARSIYQQLTNQHGVAEALLGLGTVYESLAQYENAIRYYEQSLAIARDLKNRRLEGRALGSLGTAYLVFGDYTKAISLHEQSLAIKRETQDRLEEGRVLSDMGVAYLSLGNTDQAIALYTQSLQIAWEVRDRRGEAIALRNLGKAYEALGRYDRAIESHRKSLAIAQEIGDQRGEGESLINLGVAYRTRGDSARAMEYHQLSLEITRKIGDRRGEGSALGNLGMNYYAQGNYTQAIKHHEQRLAIAQEIGDRQGEGNAMGNLGNAYRAQGNYAKAIEFHEQRLAITRAIKETRGQGQSLGFLGLVYRSLGNYPKAIEYYKQSLEIAIQLNDRLGKAKSLGYLGNAYHDQGDYQEAIKYHQASLETAQEISDRRGEGKSLGYLGNAYVAQGKYPEAIRYYQASLEIAQAVNDRRGQAKTLGSLGNAYLAIGDYAKAIDLHKSGLEMARQIKNRDGERIALSYIGATLQKQNQPELSIVFYKQSVNVSESIRQEIKKLPRDLQEIYTSSIAGTYRNLADLLLTQGRIREAQSILELLKVQEVRSYGSEDTDSSPVQLPFHPLEAKTLQAFEEQVTEKSLTLETLLALSQSLTRNRDRITQESNKILSEFGNPQAILKAKPEALLIQNLVVGDKFWVVWTDAQGNSTAIVVPNVTQAQLTATVQKLRQQIGSPFSNLDALKTTSTQLYNWLVPPPLQTELTNNPKQALIFSLDHVTRYIPVAALHDGNQYLAQRYALSNMITTENDMSDRFSPNGELPTVLALGTSKAFSTFAPLPNVPAELNAIVQDGNNQGIYPGKIRLDEAFTADTLRENIAFFRVLHIATHGSFNPRSITESFLLLGNGNRLPITEIASLNQLHSTHLVVLSACETGLSGSAQDGTEISGISGYFLHRGAKSVLASLWLVNDASTSLLMQQFYKHLAKGTMTKAAALQQAQLELLQGKLTAKDAPQRSDILIAAEPGTKTTQGRSPDFSHPYYWAPFILIGNSL, encoded by the coding sequence ATGCGGTATGGAAGATTGATTATTTTAGCTGGACTACTTGCAGGGCTGTTTGAATTGATCCCTAAAGTAGAATCATCCTGCATAGCTCATGCAACGCCGCAACCAATAACCTCGCGTAAGTCAGATGCTGATAAACTGTTGCAAAATGGCACTCAGCAAACTCGATCTGGACAGTTTGAGGCGGCGAAACAAACTTTGCAAAAGGCACTGCAAAGTTATCAAGTACTGAAAGACGATCAGGGTGAAGCAAATACACTTATTGCTCTTGGGCGTGTGTATCAAGACTTATCTGAGTATGAACCCGCGATCGCGTACTACCAACAAGCCCTCAGGATTTTTCAGCAGGCAAATGCCCGCGATAGTGAAGCAGAGGCACTGATGAGCCTGGGGCATAGCTATGAGGTACTTGCCCGGTATGAGCAAGCCATGCGCTACTATGAGCAGGCGCGATCAATATATCAACAACTGACCAATCAGCATGGGGTGGCTGAGGCATTGCTTGGGCTGGGTACCGTGTACGAGTCTTTGGCTCAGTATGAGAACGCCATCCGCTATTACGAACAAAGCCTGGCGATCGCCCGCGACCTCAAAAACCGTCGGCTTGAAGGCCGGGCACTGGGCAGTTTAGGGACGGCTTACCTGGTGTTTGGCGATTACACCAAAGCAATTTCTCTCCATGAACAGAGTTTAGCCATCAAACGGGAAACCCAGGATCGACTAGAGGAAGGACGGGTACTCAGTGATATGGGGGTTGCCTATCTTTCATTGGGCAACACAGACCAGGCAATCGCCCTCTACACTCAGAGTTTGCAGATTGCCTGGGAGGTTCGAGATCGCCGGGGAGAAGCGATCGCCCTGCGAAATTTGGGTAAAGCCTACGAAGCACTGGGGCGATATGATCGGGCAATCGAATCTCATCGCAAGAGTTTAGCAATCGCGCAGGAGATTGGCGATCAGCGGGGAGAAGGCGAATCTTTGATTAATCTGGGGGTTGCCTATCGCACGCGGGGAGACTCGGCAAGAGCGATGGAGTACCACCAATTGAGTCTGGAGATAACCCGCAAGATTGGCGATCGCCGCGGCGAAGGGTCAGCATTGGGTAACCTGGGGATGAACTATTACGCTCAGGGCAACTATACACAAGCCATCAAACACCATGAGCAACGGTTAGCAATTGCCCAGGAGATTGGCGATCGCCAGGGTGAAGGGAATGCGATGGGAAACCTGGGGAATGCCTATCGAGCACAAGGAAACTATGCCAAAGCGATTGAATTTCATGAGCAGCGTTTAGCGATTACTCGTGCGATTAAAGAAACACGAGGTCAGGGACAATCTCTGGGATTTTTGGGACTGGTGTATCGGTCATTGGGAAACTATCCCAAAGCGATCGAGTACTACAAGCAAAGCCTGGAAATTGCGATTCAGCTTAATGATCGCTTGGGCAAAGCCAAGTCACTGGGTTATCTGGGCAATGCCTATCATGACCAGGGCGACTATCAAGAGGCAATCAAATATCACCAGGCGAGTTTAGAGACTGCCCAGGAAATTAGCGATCGCCGGGGAGAGGGAAAGTCGCTTGGATACCTTGGCAATGCTTACGTCGCTCAGGGCAAGTATCCAGAAGCCATCCGATATTACCAGGCCAGTCTAGAAATTGCTCAAGCGGTGAATGATCGGCGTGGGCAGGCAAAAACCTTAGGATCACTGGGCAATGCCTACCTGGCAATTGGGGACTATGCCAAAGCGATTGACCTGCACAAGTCAGGGTTGGAAATGGCACGTCAAATCAAAAATCGTGATGGAGAACGCATTGCGTTGAGCTATATCGGCGCAACGTTACAAAAACAAAACCAACCTGAGTTATCCATCGTTTTTTACAAGCAATCTGTCAATGTCAGTGAATCTATTCGCCAAGAAATTAAGAAACTGCCAAGAGACTTACAAGAGATTTATACAAGTTCCATAGCTGGAACCTATCGCAATCTAGCTGACTTACTGTTGACTCAGGGTCGTATTCGGGAAGCTCAATCAATTTTAGAACTCTTAAAAGTTCAAGAAGTTCGTAGTTATGGTAGTGAAGACACGGATTCATCACCAGTTCAACTTCCTTTCCATCCCCTCGAAGCCAAAACACTCCAGGCATTTGAAGAGCAAGTTACCGAGAAATCCTTGACTCTGGAGACCCTGCTCGCCCTCAGCCAATCCCTGACGCGCAACCGAGATCGCATCACTCAGGAAAGCAACAAAATTCTCAGTGAATTTGGGAATCCCCAAGCCATTCTCAAGGCAAAACCGGAGGCACTCCTGATCCAAAATCTGGTAGTTGGTGATAAGTTCTGGGTCGTGTGGACTGATGCTCAGGGCAACAGCACTGCGATCGTTGTTCCCAATGTCACGCAAGCCCAATTGACTGCAACGGTGCAAAAATTACGCCAACAAATTGGGTCACCCTTCAGCAACTTAGATGCGCTCAAAACCACTAGCACTCAACTCTACAACTGGTTAGTTCCACCCCCTCTGCAAACCGAACTAACGAACAATCCTAAGCAAGCTCTGATTTTCTCGCTCGATCATGTTACCCGCTACATCCCAGTTGCCGCTTTGCATGATGGGAACCAATATCTGGCACAACGCTATGCACTGTCCAACATGATCACGACCGAGAACGACATGAGCGATCGCTTCTCTCCCAACGGGGAATTGCCAACTGTCCTGGCGCTGGGGACATCTAAAGCCTTTTCAACCTTTGCCCCACTCCCCAACGTCCCGGCTGAACTTAACGCGATCGTTCAAGACGGCAATAATCAAGGGATCTATCCCGGTAAGATTCGTCTGGATGAAGCGTTTACGGCTGATACTCTGCGCGAAAATATTGCATTCTTCCGTGTGCTGCACATTGCCACGCATGGTAGTTTTAACCCCAGAAGCATTACGGAGTCTTTTTTACTGTTGGGCAACGGCAACCGCCTCCCCATTACAGAAATTGCCAGCCTCAACCAACTCCACTCCACCCATCTCGTCGTTCTGAGTGCCTGCGAAACCGGGTTGAGTGGGTCTGCCCAGGATGGTACTGAAATCTCTGGCATCAGTGGTTACTTTCTACATCGAGGAGCCAAATCTGTCCTTGCGTCTCTCTGGCTGGTGAATGATGCCAGTACCAGTCTTCTGATGCAGCAGTTTTACAAACATTTAGCAAAGGGCACTATGACTAAGGCCGCCGCCCTCCAGCAAGCGCAACTGGAACTACTGCAAGGCAAGCTTACAGCTAAAGATGCCCCCCAGCGTTCTGATATCCTGATCGCAGCCGAACCAGGAACTAAGACAACTCAAGGGCGATCGCCTGATTTTTCCCATCCCTATTACTGGGCACCGTTTATTTTGATTGGTAATAGCTTGTGA